Proteins encoded in a region of the Gouania willdenowi unplaced genomic scaffold, fGouWil2.1 scaffold_83_arrow_ctg1, whole genome shotgun sequence genome:
- the LOC114460890 gene encoding E3 ubiquitin-protein ligase TRIM39-like, translated as MWKQLLQAMKKDTLRMCLKHSKPLELFCQSDQTCICLMCSVLEHKSHQLVPLGEECEEKKVELEKIDAALQQMIQKRREKLEEIRESVRIRKEAADRGKAEGVKMFTALMELVQRGLKELIEKMEEQQEAEKTEAEGLIKELEEEISELMKRSSEVEQLSHSKDHLHLLQHFCSLKAPPATKDWTEVMVRPSSCEETVLRAVAQLEDTISDKIKMMKKMKIMQQFAVDVTLDPLTANPYLVLGLLTHSNMESEDIPSLSPVSYNTVLCKSSRQKEGKALQLANVMAEGFRRPDLLVFEGDIAENWRVFEREYDIFIEAVHSDKPAKTKDYILFNLAGAEVIERERLFVYTTEVRAPGVDGAVLVPAESRENPECLK; from the exons ATGTGGAAACAACTTCTGCAAGCCATGAAGAAGGACACACTCAGGATGTGTCTAAAGCACAGCAAACCTCTGGAGCTGTTCTGTCAGAGTGATCAGACATGTATCTGCTTGATGTGTTCTGTTTTGGAGCACAAGAGTCACCAGTTAGTTCCTCTGGGAGAAGAGTGTGAAGAAAAGAAGGTGGAGCTGGAGAAGATAGATGCTGCCCTTCAgcagatgatccagaagagacgagagaagctgGAGGAGATCAGAGAGTCAGTGAGGATCAGGAAGGAAGCAGCAGACAGAGGGAAAGCTGAAGGTGTGAAGATGTTCACTGCTCTGATGGAGCTTGTTCAGAgaggcctgaaggagctgatAGAGAAGATGGAGGAGCAACAGGAAGCAGAAAAGACAGAGGCTGAAGGTTTGATCAAAGAGTTGGAGGAGGAAATCTCTGAGCTGATGAAGAGaagctctgaggtggagcagctctccCACTCTAAAgaccacctccacctcctccaacaCTTCTGCTCCCTGAAAGCTCCTCCAGCCACCAAGGACTGGACAGAGGTCATGGTCCGTCCATCATCATGTGAGGAGACTGTGCTGAGAGCTGTGGCTCAGCTGGAGGACACAATCAGTGACAAGATTAAgatgatgaagaagatgaagataATGCAGCAGTTTGCAGTAGATGTGACTCTTGATCCTCTTACAGCTAATCCTTACCTtgtcct TGGACTCCTCACACATTCCAACATGGAGTCAGAAGACATACCGAGCCTGTCGCCGGTGAGTTATAACACCGTTCTGTGCAAGTCCTCTAGACAGAAGGAAGGAAAAGCATTACAGCTGGCTAACGTGATGGCGGAGGGATTTCGGAGACCCGACCTGCTCGTGTTTGAGGGAGACATTGCTGAGAACTGGCGTGTGTTTGAAAGAGAATATGACATCTTTATTGAGGCTGTTCACTCAGACAAACCTGCAAAGACCAAGGATTATATCCTCTTCAATCTTGCTGGAGCAGAAGTCATTGAACGGGAGCGTTTGTTCGTCTACACCACAGAAGTTAGGGCGCCAGGTGTCGATGGAGCCGTCCTCGTCCCAGCTGAGTCAAGAGAAAACCCTGAGTGTCTCAAATAA
- the LOC114460885 gene encoding elongin-C-like — MMDGEERACEGPDSMYVKLISSDDHEFIVKREHVLVSGTIKAMLSGPGQIAENETNEIKFREIPSQVLSNVCEYFTYKAQHTNSSTEVPDFPVSPEISMELIIAANFLDC; from the exons ATGATGG ACGGTGAAGAGAGAGCCTGTGAAGGACCAGATTCTATGTATGTGAAGCTGATTTCCTCAGACGACCATGAATTCATTGTGAAAAGAGAACACGTCCTGGTATCAGGGACAATCAAAGCCATGTTGAGTGGGCCAG GACAAATTGCTGAGAATGAAACCAACGAGATAAAGTTCAGGGAGATTCCCTCTCAAGTCCTGTCGAATGTCTGTGAGTATTTCACCTACAAGGCCCAGCACACCAACAGCTCCACAGAGGTACCCGACTTCCCCGTCTCTCCAGAGATCAGCATGGAACTGATCATTGCTGCAAACTTTTTGGATTGTTAA